Proteins encoded by one window of Fusarium graminearum PH-1 chromosome 1, whole genome shotgun sequence:
- a CDS encoding aconitate hydratase: MEVASRSGGAMTQLLRRSGPNAIRSTAALSSNKNSRRNFSSVKSLPPTYEKLYTKYTDVRRVLGKQRLTLAEKILYSHLDNPEESLLSNTENGQNIRGKANLRLNPDRVNMQDASAQMAILQFMSCNLAKPAIPASIHCDHLIVGSKGAKDDLSAGIETNKEVFDFLESAARKYGMDFWPPGAGIIHQTVLENYALPGLMMLGTDSHSPNAGGLSTITIGVGGADAVEALVGAPWELKAPKVLGVHLVGKLSNWASPKDVILRLAGHLTVRGGTGSIIEYFGEGVDSLSATGMATICNMGAEVGATTSIFPYTKASARYLDSTRRSQANKNIEALESFAGNSSDPDARWQFKADEGAEYDDLITIDLSTLEPHINGPFTPDLATPLSKFKEVVKEQEWPELLSAGLIGSCTNSSYEDMTRVESLLKDAQKAGLKPAADFYITPGSEQIRATLERDGTLQTFQQAGGIVLSNACGPCIGQWKRQDGVEKGTSNAILTSYNRNFRGRNDGNPDTMNFLASPEIVTAMAFAGSTTFNPVTDSIKTPDGKDFKFSPPHGLEGPQTPFESGNAELGVLSQEPDPNTKIAISPTSERLAFLDPFPAFPSSNLSGLRVLVKVTGKCTTDTISAAGPWLKYKGHLPNISTNTLNTAINKETGEVNAAYDLDGSKHTIPELGQLWKDRGQEWLVVAEHNYGEGSAREHAALQPRYLGARVVLTKSFARIHETNLKKQGVVPLTFEDEADYDKIAAGDEVTTVGLYEMLQNGGKGDVQLRVTKSSGEEVLIPTKHAVTKDQAGFILAGSALNLLSKGI, encoded by the exons ATGGAGGTCGCCAGCCGCTCAGGCGGTGCCATGACG CAACTCTTGCGACGCTCTGGTCCCAACGCTATCCGATCCACTGCTGctctctcttccaacaaGAACTCAAGGAGGAACTTCTCTTCCGTcaagtctcttcctcctACCTACGAGAAGCTTTACACCAAGTACACTGATGTTCGTCGTGTACTGGGCAAGCAGCGTCTTACACTTGCCGAGAAGATCCTCTACAGCCATCTCGACAACCCCGAGGAGTCGCTGCTTAGCAACACCGAAAATGGACAAAACATCCGTGGCAAGGCTAACCTGCGTCTCAACCCCGACCGTGTGAACATGCAGGATGCTTCTGCTCAGATGGCCATCCTCCAGTTCATGTCTTGCAACCTCGCCAAGCCTGCTATCCCCGCAAGCATTCACTGTGATCACTTGATTGTGGGATCCAAGGGTGCTAAGGATGATTTGTCTGCTGGTAttgagaccaacaaggagGTGTTTGACTTCCTTGAGTCTGCTGCTCGCAAATACGGAATGGACTTCTGGCCTCCTGGCGCTGGAATTATTCATCAGACTGTTCTCGAGAACTACGCTCTTCCTGGACTGATGATGCTTGGAACCGACTCTCACAGTCCCAACGCCGGTGGTCTTTCTACAATCACTATTGGTGTCGGCggtgctgatgctgtcgaggCGCTTGTTGGTGCTCCTTGGGAACTCAAGGCCCCCAAGGTTCTCGGTGTGCACCTTGTTGGCAAGCTGAGCAACTGGGCTTCTCCTAAGGACGTTATTCTTCGTCTCGCTGGCCACCTTACTGTTCGTGGCGGTACAGGCTCCATCATTGAGTACTTTGGCGAGGGCGTCGATAGCCTCAGCGCCACCGGCATGGCTACCATCTGCAACATGGG TGCCGAAGTCGGTGCTACCACTTCAATCTTCCCCTACACCAAGGCCTCAGCGAGATACcttgactcgactcgacGATCGCaggccaacaagaacatcgaggCTCTCGAGAGCTTTGCCGGCAACAGCTCTGACCCCGATGCCCGATGGCAATTCAAGGCCGATGAGGGTGCCGAGTACGACGACCTCATCACCATTGATCTCTCCACCCTCGAGCCTCACATCAACGGACCTTTCACTCCTGATCTGGCCACACCCctctccaagttcaaggaggttgtcaaggagcAGGAATGGCCTGAACTCCTCTCTGCTGGTCTCATTGGTAGCTGCACTAACAGTTCCTATGAGGATATGACCCGAGTCGAGAGTCTGCTCAAGGATGCCCAGAAGGCTGGCCTCAAGCCCGCTGCTGACTTCTACATCACCCCTGGAAGTGAACAGATTCGCGCTACTCTCGAGCGAGACGGCACCCTTCAAACTTTCCAGCAGGCCGGCGGTATCGTTCTTTCCAACGCATGTGGTCCCTGTATTGGTCAGTGGAAGCGACaggatggtgttgagaagggcACCAGCAACGCTATCTTGACCTCTTACAATCGAAACTTCCGTGGTCGTAACGATGGTAACCCTGATACCATGAACTTCCTCGCGTCCCCCGAGATTGTTACTGCCATGGCTTTCGCTGGATCTACCACCTTCAACCCTGTGACcgacagcatcaagaccCCTGACGGCAAGGACTTCAAGTTCTCCCCCCCTCACGGTCTCGAGGGCCCTCAGACCCCCTTCGAGTCTGGCAACGCCGAGTTGGGCGTCCTGTCTCAAGAGCCTgaccccaacaccaagatcgCCATCTCTCCTACCTCTGAGCGTTTGGCCTTCCTCGACCCTTTCCCTGCTTTCCCCTCATCCAATCTCTCAGGCCTCCGcgtcctcgtcaaggtcaCCGGCAAGTGCACCACTGACACTATCTCTGCCGCCGGCCCCTGGCTCAAGTACAAGGGTCATCTGcccaacatcagcaccaacactCTTAACACCGCTATCAACAAAGAGACTGGCGAAGTCAACGCCGCTTACGACCTTGATGGCTCCAAGCACACCATTCCCGAGCTTGGTCAGCTCTGGAAGGATCGTGGCCAGGAGTGGCTGGTTGTCGCCGAGCACAACTATGGCGAGGGCTCTGCCCGTGAGCACGCTGCTCTCCAGCCTCGCTACCTCGGTGCCCGCGTTGtcttgaccaagtctttTGCCCGTATCCACGAgaccaacctcaagaagcagggTGTTGTCCCCCTGACTTTCGAGGACGAGGCTGACTACGACAAGATCGCAGCTGGTGACGAGGTCACCACTGTCGGTCTTTACGAGATGCTCCAGAACGGCGGCAAGGGCGATGTTCAGCTGCGTGTCACCAAGTCCTCTGGCGAGGAGGTCCTCATCCCGACCAAGCATGCTGTCACCAAGGACCAGGCTGGTTTCATTCTCGCCGGCAGTGCCCTCAACTTGCTGTCCAAGGGCATCTAA